GTACACCTGGCCCCGAGAGCAGACACTGCAGCTCCACTATCACGTCCTGCTGCTCCTGCAGCTTATCACTctaggggagggggagagaataatTGAAACATTGAAACAATGAACAATGTTGATCATCTCTCAAGACGGAAATTATTATCTACGGAGACTAGTACTGAAATATTGGAGGCAAGTGAGGACAGACTAAGAAATGAGACAAAATGTATTTGCTTTTATTCTTTGATGATTACAGTGCTGTCATGTTGAACACCAAAATGCCAGTAAGAAGTCAAAATGCTGTGTAGTTCTGACCTGCTGTTTGTACTGCTCCATGGCATCCTCCAGAGCAGCCAGGaagtctgtgttctctctctccagctgctggaCCTGGCCCTGGAGCTGAGccacactctcctccctctcacggCCCAACTCCTCCCCACCACTCTCTGCCTCCTGTGGGGTTCAATGACAGATACATTATGAGTCACAGAGCACAACAACACTTCCTGGATTGTTCGGTGAGATAATTGATGTCTTACCACCATAACTCCATCAGGTTGTTTGAATGCTTTTAGGATAGGATGaactagggctgggcaatatggccaaaatatcacaaATGTTTCAAATTTTTGACAGTATTCTATGTTTctgaaaaataaacattctaaATATGTTTTAATGAGCAGTGAAACCTCTCTCTTCACCTTTTCCTCTTGGAACTTTATCTGTGTATGCTGGGTATCATTTATCCACAAGAAAATACTTTCAACCACTAGCGTTGGGTGCGCATGCACTAGAGATCGGACAGATGAGCATGGACCAAAGTGCTTAAAAGTATGCCAACATGTGCATACATATGAAAACGTTATCCATCACTCTGGCAACAACTCTACTTTGGTGAGTTACaacaacaaatacattttaagtgGTTTTATTGGGCTTCCGCCATTCTGACTGCTTTAGACTCAAATCAAACTAGCAAAAAACTGACCGTGAAGTAGTCCACTTTTAGGAAAGTGTTAACTTACTTAGCACTGTATCAACATATCGCTATAAACAGCATTGTAAAAACCCATAGCAGTATGTGGGTCCATACCGGTATACCTTAAAATCCGATATATTACCCAGCCCTAGGATGAACCTCTTGTTCATAAGATCAAATATTTTGCTAAGCCTTTTCTTTGAATAAATAGGAGCTTTATGAATATATAGTGAGCGATGTAGTGATTGTTAATGTGTGTATGACCTGGTTCTTGACGGCAGCCCTCCCCCTCCTCAGAGCGGCGGTGTCCTCGGTGGAGCTGCTCTCGATGCCGCTGTCAGGTCCTGAGGCAGTGGTCAGGCCGCTGCGTTCTTCCTCCACAGAACACAGCCAGTCCTTCACCCTCAGGCCTTGCTCCGCAGTCAGCGCCCCCTCACCCTGCAGCTCACACAGCAACCTGGGGATGGGTACACAGACTTACATATTCAGACAACTACTCCTGAGCCCATTAGccaaacacaacacccacacacatctaTCCTCACAATGAAGTGCCCTTTTATGAAACTGTTTATGAAACTGATAATATTACTTCTAGTCAACTACTGAACTTAATGCCAGTGATTATTAAGAAAATTAAAGCAGTTTGTGTACATTTCATCTCACCTGTATGCAGTGTCAGTGCAGGTCCTGTAGTGGGCACTCTGGGCTTGCAGTCTGATGATCTCTCCCTCTCCGGGGCGCAACCGTCTGTCTGGGTCCGAGCGGGCGATGATACGGGTCTCTGAGCGTTGGCGGTTCTCAAGGGCCCTGCGAAGCGCCCGGATCTGCTGCTCCAGCCCCTCCACACGGTCCGGCTCTCCTCGGCAGTTCACCGTGGCCCGGTTCTGGATGTTGCGGGCTCGCTTGGCGTAGTTCAGTGTGTTCAGGCTCTCGTCAAAGTCCGCAGAGGAGGGGCTGATGCATGCAATCATCAGCGTCTTGGCGTTTCCTCCGAGAGAATCTTTCAAGATCCTGAATACAGAATTTAAATGTCAGACTTAAATTATTTGCAAAAAAAAGGAGGAAAACAATATATCCTGCCCAAATGTTAGATGACTACATACCTGGTGATTTTGGAGTCCCTGTATGGTATATGGGTGCCTCTCCTCTTGGGGTCTCCCAGGGCTCCTATGACATTCCCCAGGGCTAGCAGGCCACTGTTGATCTGGATGCTCTCCTTCAGCCTCTCTCCTGTGTTCCCTGTGCGGAGGATCCTCTCCGACCCCGCTAGGTCCACAAAGTGAAACTTAGAGGAGAGGACGTGAGGCCCGGTGCCCGTGGTGGGGTTACCATGGGCCCGGGAGCTGCCGCTGCGCTGGTCCATGTGCACGCTGAAGATGGTGTGTGAGCGGCTAGAGTGGGGGTTCATCTGGGTGGCGCCTGTGTGTCTGGCCGTGTTGCCAGACTCCAGCAGGCTCAGCACCTCGTCCAGCCCCTCCACCTCACACTCCTTCACCCCYCACAGCACTGCAGGGAAGCGCACAAACATGAGCACAGACAGAGCCATGAATAACTAACACACATGACTTTGACTACTCCCTACCCTCATGTTGAAKTTTAAGATCCCTGACAACACAAAGAGATGCTTGTTTGTGATAAATATTtgttggaaaaacaaacaaaaatgatcCATACCAATGTTGCCCTTGTCATCCTCTCTGATGTGGATGTCCTTGCTGGCTGTCTCCACCTCCAGCAGGTCCCTGAAGTCCTCCTTGTACACCTCCAAGTAAGACACTCGGACAGAGAAGTCACTGAGGTCATTCTCATCCAGCAGCTTGAAGACCTCAGCCACAGCCCTGGGGATGATGCCCTGCTCCTCATCCCTAAAGGAAGCTACACACAGACACTGGGTTCCTATACCCTGTATGGTATAGCCTAGTAACCGCTCTGAGGATAATTAAGTATGTACGTATATAAAACCATTGCCTGCAGCTTTGCACTGTTTTCATTGAAGGAACACGtacctctgacacacacatgcaccacagaACTGATCTAATATAACACATActtcatcacacacaaacacacacgctctGTGTTGTAACCATAACCCACCCACACAGATTTGCCATCTCACACACCAGTAGCTCAGATGGCAAGCCTGTCTGGTATTGACTGTTCCCGCAGGCTGTGGCAGCTGAATTGTAGGAAGTGCAGTTGGCTTCCAGGATGGGTGTGAACTCTCTGCATATCAGCATTTCTATATCACACACCAGAAGATGTGCATCTATTCTCCGCTCCTCTACACTACTAGTACATCTTCTCTGATGGAACTCAAAAGGCATAGAACAAAAATTATTAAATGACCAAACATTGCAGGTAGCGGGGAAGAAACCAGAAACTCACAAAGGTTGGCTTCTCCGATAGTGTATGTCTTCCCAGAGCCTGTCTGCCCATAGGCGAAGACAGTGGCGTTGAAGCCCTGAAAGAAGGCCTCTATGAGGGGCTGGACACACACAGCGTACACCTCTTCCTGGCAGCTGCTCTCCTCAAACAGGAAGTCACAGTGGAAGTGTCGGTCGTGACCCAGAGTGACCCTGCGCTGCTCAGGGTCAGCCGTCATGCAGCTCTCGTGGCTGTGCAGCAGCTCCTTGGGCAGCAGGGGGCGCACTCGAACAGCGACCTGTACCGCCGTGTCCTCCGCCCTGCCATGGCCAGGCACTTTGGGAGACATCGCTGGCAGGCTGGGATAGTAGTCAGGGGTCCAGGACTCCCTTCAGGGTCTCTGGTTTGTGAGTTCAATCATCTTAGACAGGACATCCTACACAGGACAAAATAACCACAATCAACTCATACACTCATATAGAAAAACCCCATCAATAATCCTCATACagaaaatatgtttacattcaatagaaataaaatgtgtcaaagaaagaAAATGCCAGTAGAAAGAGACTAAACAAATATATTGTGtaaataatatattataaactgggtggttcgagcactgaaggctgattggctgaaagctgtggtatatcagaccatataccacaggtatgacaaaacgtttatttttactgctctaattacattggtaaccagtttataatagcactaTTATCACCTCTGGggattgtggtatatggccaatacaccacggctaagggctgtatccaggcactctgcgctGCATCGTGCAGAAGAACAGCCCTTTGccatggtatattagccatataccacaccccctcgggccttattgcttaaatataggcCTAGCTCTATCTAGTTATATAGAAAAATGCCAATGAGTCCATGCTATGATGGGAACTTAATAGATAGCATTGTTATCTGGTCATAATAAAATAAGCATCTAGCAAAGCAATATGTGGATTTCTGTAACTGGCTAGTCATCTGCTAAACAGCACGTCCAGTCTGAATTTATTTTGAGGATTTTTATACATTAATTACTTTAATTAGCATGGAAAAGATGTCTGACGTCTAGACCGCCAAGTAGACAAAAACTTTGATTTGGAACTCGCACAGCCTGCAGGCTAGCTTTAGCTTAGCTACACACAGGATAGCATAGCTCTGGTCCATTGCGTGTCCATTGCATAGACGAACCCAATCAATGATTTGTAGAGTAGACCCAAAAGTATAAATGTTGCCAGAGAGTGCTGTCTGGAGAAGTTTTCCAGAGATCTGTATACAATGACGAGATGTTAATGTCTCCGCCCTAATAACGGGAGTCATTGTTCCAAAGGTGGGAAGGTGTTTATGTAAAATATTATCCCATACATACTAACGCTTCGCATCTTCCTCTCTGACCCTTCTCTGCGTGTGCAGGGTACCATTTATCCTAAATAAAATACTTTCGACCACTGGCGTCGGGTGCGCCTGCACTAGTGGCGATCCGTCGTATGAGCGTGGACCAAAGTGCTTAAAGGTATGCCACCCTGTGCGCGCATAAGGAAACGTTATCCATCACCCTGGCAACATCTTTACTTTGGTGAGTTACAGCAGTGGTATATTGATGCCAGTCACTAAACAAAAGTAATTTACAGCCAAAAATAACACTCAGACTGAAGATGTTGTTAGCAGATGACAGTTGTggatgctttgtgtgatgtattgttgtctctaccttcttgccctttgtgctgttgtctgtgcccagtaatgtttgtaccatgttttgtgttgctaccttgctatgttgttgtctcatttctctatgtagtgttgtctctcttgtgatgtgttttgtcctatatttatattgtttttatttttaatcccaggcccccgtcctcgcaggaggcattttgccttttggtaagaatttgttcttagctgacttgcctagttaaataaatgaccAGCCAATTCGTTGTCATCGCGCGATGGACCAGATCTAACGATAGCCtaggtagctagcttgctaactagcgAGGaaagtaactttttttttttgctaactaacgttagctggctaacattgttTTACGAGAACAACAAAATACATACACGTATACCGTAACGACAGTTGCCAAAATAACTAGTTTGGTTGAGCATCTTCACAAAACGCCATCGTTAGCTAGCAGAATTTGGCAAAAAAAAGttttatctagctaacgttagttagctaacgttagctacgttttttgttgttgttacacaCAAATTAGTTATTCCGTACCTCTTATGCATTCATAAAGCATCCACAAACAAATGTGTAAAATGAATACGTAAATAACATATTGCAATGTATTCACTTACAGAAAACTTTAACTTTTCAGCTTCCAATCCATTAAACCTCCAGCAGAGAGACTTGAGAGTTGCAGGAAAGGTGTGGGAATGTTTGGATGAAGTGATGTCATTCAGTAGACACTAGCAGATGCTCGTCCAAGGGGTTTTGACTATGTGGTAGCACAGATAGAACACATCTTTGGGTATACATCCATGACCGTAAGttactttttcgtagcaggttgggagaattaggttaaggttaggaaaagggttaactAAAATCCTTTACTAGCGTACAATGAAAAgtcacttccggtcgtagctgtactGTATCTATTCACAACCAGTCCAAAGTAATGTGCTGAGCGTGTTCAATTGAAACCGCTCTGGTCCAATGACTGTAATCAAATAAACTATGATTCTGAATCTTCTCCGGTTGTTTTACATttgaataagacaggagaaagaaGAGTACTCTAGCAAATATGCAGTAGGTTATTTGGCAGTTTATCCTTCAATATTAAAACATGGTTAATCATagtctcattattattattgcaaTATCCacatatggttatattatgttaTCTATGTGatttaatatacagtgcattcgtaaagtattcaaaccccttccctttttccacattttgttacgttacagccttattctaaaatcgattaaataaaacatttctcaatctacacacaataccccataatgataaagcaaaaacagcttattagaaatgtttgcaaattcattaaaaaatataagtattcagaccctttgctatgagactcgacatttttgctcaagtgcatcctgttttcgttgatcatccttgagatgtttctacaacttaattggagtcaacctgtggtaaattcaattgattggacatgatttggaaaggcactatAGTGCACTATAGTTTTTCTGTTGAGTTTCATAAATGATTGCTACTACACAGCAAACGCCACAGTCTTTGACTTCATTCATACTTTGTTTTGAAGATTCTATGAGACAAATTATAACTTGTTCTGGCTTTGTTGGTGATGTCATGCtgttttctgcagcattgaaggtccccaagaacacagttcctccatcattcttaaatgaaagaagtttggaaccaccaagactcttccttgagcttgcggcccggccaaactgagcaatcgaggaagaagggccttggtcagggaggtgaccaagaacccaatggtcactctgacagagatggtcactctgacagagctccagagttcctctgtggagatgggagaaccttccagaaggacaaccatctctgcagcaatccaccaattaggcctttatggtagagtggctagatggaagccattcctcagtaaaaggcacatgaaagcccgcttggagtttgccaaattgcacctaaaggactctcatgccatgagaaacaagattgtctggtctgatgaaaccaagattgaactctttggcctgaactccaagcgtcacgtctggaggaaacctggcaccatccctactgtgaagcatggtggtggcagcatcatgctgtggggatgtttttcagcggcagggactgggagactagtcaggatcgagggaaagctgaacggagcaaagtacagagagatccttgatgaaaacctactccggagcgctcagggcctcagactagggcgaaggttcaccttccaacaggacaatgactctgaatgtccttgatggcccagccagaaccctgacttgaacccgatcgaacatctctggagagacctgaaaaacgctgtgcagcgacgctcccaatccaacctggcagagcttgagaggatctgcagagaagaaggggagaaactccccaaatataggtgtgccaagattgtagcgtcatacccaagacgactcgaggctgtaatcgctgccagtggtgcttcaacaaagtactgagtaaagtgtctgaatatttatgtaaatgtatatatatatatttttaaatgtatttataaaaacctgttttagccttgtcattatggggtattgtgcgcaGATAGTTTTTTTCCTcgtcaatcaattttagaataaggctgtaacataacaaaatgtggaaaaagtcaaggggtctgaatactttccaaatgcactgtatgtatggatcATGTTTTGTCATGTTTCT
This portion of the Salvelinus sp. IW2-2015 linkage group LG15, ASM291031v2, whole genome shotgun sequence genome encodes:
- the LOC111974451 gene encoding kinesin-like protein kif7 codes for the protein MSPKVPGHGRAEDTAVQVAVRVRPLLPKELLHSHESCMTADPEQRRVTLGHDRHFHCDFLFEESSCQEEVYAVCVQPLIEAFFQGFNATVFAYGQTGSGKTYTIGEANLSSFRDEEQGIIPRAVAEVFKLLDENDLSDFSVRVSYLEVYKEDFRDLLEVETASKDIHIREDDKGNIVLXGVKECEVEGLDEVLSLLESGNTARHTGATQMNPHSSRSHTIFSVHMDQRSGSSRAHGNPTTGTGPHVLSSKFHFVDLAGSERILRTGNTGERLKESIQINSGLLALGNVIGALGDPKRRGTHIPYRDSKITRILKDSLGGNAKTLMIACISPSSADFDESLNTLNYAKRARNIQNRATVNCRGEPDRVEGLEQQIRALRRALENRQRSETRIIARSDPDRRLRPGEGEIIRLQAQSAHYRTCTDTAYRLLCELQGEGALTAEQGLRVKDWLCSVEEERSGLTTASGPDSGIESSSTEDTAALRRGRAAVKNQEAESGGEELGREREESVAQLQGQVQQLERENTDFLAALEDAMEQYKQQSDKLQEQQDVIVELQCLLSGPGVPRLGLHLTPRPHTAPQGSTSHSHNGLTNRQVSPVDCVESSSFGDKIQCGYGQSSHDHEDLGEGEVKDSEEEDTYVNMSHDRRKHVNLTWTKRDIVGGSAAGGRGLLSQLPGLPASEQFSTRRPSNSSVGESSVGLGSEWGLLQAQQKIRELSVTIRMKEELIRELVKTGKDAQALNRQYTRKISALEGEAEQARQEVREAQRQLQDLEKQEKETSGVTDRTRAQECRRKIAAAQSKVQVLSQRQRDTAQLASLSAQSERRVSELERSVQGMRQQQEQLQRRLRHESQQKRRLETEMQRRTHRELEIKNEQQQKILRIKTEEIVLPETETQWQQRLCHITGGAAEEFGGAESAGWMKRWKVFLEHEKGLGILRESGQREQILDQEGGPLLSGAQWPGDQENASAPVVPVFEGRTAGSGSVERLSRGPDDSRRGGPGDPERPTRSREEIRELVNTPLPATWRRSSLPTEDPCGMEELQQRVAVETPVNRVVQTGTGPWSGTTSLPFAKSRRESRRSSLNTGPLISNNSIIDVRKNPV